One Sphingobacteruim zhuxiongii DNA window includes the following coding sequences:
- the recN gene encoding DNA repair protein RecN, with translation MLSKLLIKNYALIDALDIEFDKKLNIITGETGAGKSIIMGALGLILGNRAESKHFFDESSKCVIEGHFEVTSYDLKELFNSLDLDYEDVTIIRRELHADGKSRAFVNDTPVTLQTLKLLGERLIDIHSQHASLQINTESFQLLVLDTVAQQQSLLNEYKENYQAYKKAIASLKALEEEISKSRAEYDFNQFIYNELEQANPQPDEQAALESEQNQLENAEEIKKYFHGAASLMQSDEQNVLDGLKSVLSFVQTGTKYLPSAESIQVRLHSTLIELKDIAAELEQVADGVSMDEERLTIVSDRLSLLYSLQKKHRVDSNEGLLNLLEDLSHKLQDSDSQEERIEVLKAEIDKLHASLAIQANKITENRISVKQHIEQEVQAVLAKVGMPNAQLQIELKKKAEFKSSGQDEVAFLFSANKGQTLQAIHKVASGGELSRVMLAIKSLVAKSSSLPTIIFDEIDTGISGEVALRVGEIMHQLSEHMQVISITHLPQIASQGNAHFKVYKEDGGEKTKSNIVLLKKEERIMEIAQMLSGANPEATAIKHAEEMLK, from the coding sequence ATGTTAAGTAAACTACTCATCAAAAACTACGCATTAATTGATGCCTTAGACATAGAATTCGATAAGAAATTAAATATTATTACGGGGGAAACTGGTGCCGGTAAGTCAATTATTATGGGGGCATTGGGACTTATATTGGGAAACCGTGCAGAGTCCAAGCATTTCTTCGATGAGTCTTCAAAATGTGTTATCGAAGGGCATTTTGAAGTAACTTCATACGATTTAAAGGAATTATTTAATAGTCTAGACTTAGATTACGAGGACGTTACGATCATTCGACGTGAACTCCATGCGGACGGTAAATCAAGAGCTTTTGTAAACGATACTCCAGTTACTTTGCAGACGTTAAAGTTGCTAGGAGAACGACTAATTGATATTCATTCGCAGCATGCGTCTTTGCAAATTAATACGGAATCCTTTCAGCTACTGGTATTGGATACGGTAGCTCAGCAGCAAAGCTTATTAAATGAATACAAAGAAAATTATCAAGCTTATAAAAAAGCGATAGCTTCCTTAAAGGCTTTGGAAGAGGAGATTTCAAAGTCTCGCGCAGAATACGACTTTAATCAGTTTATATATAATGAACTGGAACAAGCGAATCCTCAACCGGATGAACAGGCCGCTTTAGAGTCCGAGCAAAATCAATTAGAGAATGCAGAAGAGATTAAAAAGTATTTTCATGGCGCTGCAAGCTTAATGCAATCCGACGAACAAAATGTTTTAGACGGACTAAAATCTGTTCTTTCTTTTGTTCAGACAGGAACGAAATATTTACCTTCAGCAGAGAGTATACAAGTTCGCTTGCATAGCACTTTAATTGAATTGAAAGATATCGCAGCAGAACTTGAGCAAGTTGCGGATGGCGTTTCGATGGATGAAGAACGCTTAACCATTGTGAGCGATCGTTTATCACTACTGTATTCACTTCAAAAGAAACATCGTGTTGATTCCAATGAAGGCTTATTGAATCTTCTAGAAGATCTATCACACAAACTTCAAGATTCTGATTCGCAGGAAGAACGAATTGAAGTCTTAAAAGCTGAAATAGATAAACTTCATGCTTCCTTAGCAATTCAAGCTAATAAAATAACAGAAAACCGAATAAGTGTAAAGCAGCATATTGAGCAAGAGGTACAGGCTGTTCTTGCTAAGGTAGGTATGCCAAATGCACAACTTCAGATAGAGTTGAAAAAGAAGGCTGAATTTAAATCGTCGGGACAGGACGAGGTTGCTTTTCTATTCTCCGCAAATAAAGGGCAAACGTTACAAGCTATTCATAAAGTAGCGTCAGGTGGAGAGCTATCTCGTGTTATGTTGGCCATTAAATCCTTAGTTGCAAAATCATCTTCGCTACCAACGATTATTTTTGATGAGATTGATACAGGTATTTCTGGAGAAGTAGCCTTGAGAGTAGGGGAGATTATGCATCAACTTTCAGAACATATGCAAGTTATTAGCATCACGCATCTACCGCAGATTGCGTCTCAAGGAAATGCTCATTTTAAAGTATACAAAGAAGACGGGGGGGAGAAAACAAAATCCAACATTGTCCTTTTAAAGAAAGAAGAACGCATTATGGAAATCGCTCAAATGTTAAGTGGGGCAAATCCAGAAGCAACCGCGATAAAACACGCAGAAGAAATGTTAAAATAA
- a CDS encoding response regulator translates to MEKRKILIIEDNSDIRESTAEILELTGEYTVIVAEEGKTGVEMAMKHHPDLILCDIMMPELDGYGVLYMLGKHEETQHIPFIFLTAKTEKADLRKAMEMGADDYLTKPFDDMELLNAIESRFKKRQQLQAKATPSVESLRLDEAEQAYLLQDLASNGRVKSIKKKQTIYEAGDTPVYVYYIKKGKVRSFLNYKDGRELSTNIFIEDQFFGLESVLLNIKYGDNTATLEDAEIALIHKDAFFELMYKKPAIATKLIKLLSQNIRDKEEQMLGFAYDSVRKRVANALVNVAEKSEADMDEVTIKISRDDLAALAGTANETISRMLADFKDERLLTKEGNAIKIYSIAKLKNIKQ, encoded by the coding sequence ATGGAAAAAAGAAAAATCTTAATTATCGAGGATAATAGTGATATCCGAGAGAGTACAGCAGAGATTTTAGAATTAACAGGCGAATATACGGTCATTGTCGCTGAAGAAGGAAAAACCGGAGTAGAGATGGCGATGAAACACCATCCTGATTTAATTCTTTGTGATATCATGATGCCCGAATTAGATGGATACGGTGTGCTTTATATGCTTGGAAAGCATGAAGAAACACAACATATTCCTTTTATCTTTCTAACGGCTAAAACAGAAAAGGCTGATCTTAGAAAGGCAATGGAAATGGGCGCGGATGACTACTTAACCAAGCCTTTTGACGATATGGAATTGTTGAATGCGATTGAAAGCCGCTTTAAAAAGCGTCAACAACTGCAGGCTAAAGCTACCCCAAGTGTGGAAAGCTTGAGATTAGATGAAGCGGAACAAGCATACCTTTTGCAAGATTTAGCAAGTAATGGACGTGTCAAGTCAATAAAGAAAAAGCAAACAATTTATGAAGCTGGCGATACACCTGTTTATGTTTACTATATTAAAAAAGGAAAGGTCAGAAGCTTTTTAAACTACAAAGATGGTCGAGAATTATCAACGAATATCTTTATTGAAGATCAGTTTTTTGGACTGGAATCTGTATTGTTGAATATCAAATACGGCGATAATACAGCAACGCTAGAGGACGCGGAAATCGCATTAATTCATAAAGATGCATTCTTTGAATTGATGTATAAAAAACCTGCAATTGCAACCAAGCTTATTAAATTGCTTTCGCAGAATATTCGCGATAAAGAAGAACAAATGCTAGGTTTTGCTTATGATTCTGTTAGAAAGCGCGTTGCGAATGCATTAGTTAACGTAGCTGAAAAATCTGAAGCCGACATGGATGAGGTGACAATCAAGATTTCAAGAGATGATTTGGCAGCTTTGGCAGGAACGGCAAACGAGACAATTAGTAGAATGTTAGCAGATTTTAAAGACGAACGTCTTCTGACAAAAGAAGGGAACGCTATCAAAATCTACTCGATAGCCAAGCTGAAAAATATCAAACAGTAA
- a CDS encoding SprT-like domain-containing protein, whose product MPDFSKQLSKYIPDSAAPIISQWINDTGCRFKVTKSRASKLGDYRSPHRNEPHQITVNHDLNPYSFLITTVHEFAHLKTWQQFKNKVKPHGGEWKQNFKALMDPFLRLNIFPADVTLALVKYMNNPAASSCTDLTLFRVLRLHDSKQSEIFTIESIEIDGYFSIKSGRVFQKQEKLRKRYKCLEVSTQRIYLFHPIAEVFPIEHA is encoded by the coding sequence ATGCCTGACTTTAGTAAACAATTAAGCAAGTATATTCCGGATTCTGCGGCTCCAATCATCTCACAGTGGATTAATGATACGGGCTGTCGATTTAAAGTGACTAAATCTCGCGCGTCTAAACTTGGAGACTATCGATCGCCACATCGCAATGAACCTCATCAAATCACCGTAAATCATGATTTAAACCCTTATTCTTTTCTGATTACTACAGTACACGAGTTTGCGCATTTAAAGACGTGGCAACAGTTTAAGAATAAAGTAAAACCACATGGTGGAGAATGGAAGCAGAATTTCAAAGCATTGATGGATCCATTCTTACGCTTAAATATTTTTCCAGCAGATGTAACGCTTGCATTAGTCAAATACATGAATAATCCAGCAGCTTCATCGTGTACGGACCTAACGTTATTTCGAGTTTTGCGATTACATGACAGCAAGCAATCTGAAATCTTCACAATAGAATCTATCGAGATCGATGGTTATTTTTCCATTAAATCAGGTAGAGTGTTCCAGAAACAGGAGAAGCTTCGAAAACGTTACAAATGCTTAGAAGTCTCGACACAGAGGATCTATCTATTTCACCCTATTGCGGAAGTGTTTCCTATCGAGCACGCATAA
- a CDS encoding ATP-dependent Clp protease ATP-binding subunit — protein sequence MEAKFSPRVKDVISYSREEALRLRHDYIGTEHLLLGLIREGDGVAIKILKNIGIDMAAVRQSVEDAVKGSSVSRSPVNNNMPLTKQAEKVLKITYLEAKIFKSDIIGTEHLLLAILRDEENIASQILQQYKVSYNTFKSEVEQNATGITDEASSTPPSGDDDYADEDSQFSSPKKVSDIKSKTPVLDNFGRDLTKAAEEGKLDPIVGREKEIERVSQILSRRKKNNPILIGEPGVGKSAIAEGLALRIIQRKVSRVLFNKRVVTLDLASLVAGTKYRGQFEERMKAVMNELEKSPDVILFIDEIHTIVGAGGASGSLDASNMFKPALARGEIQCIGATTLDEYRQYIEKDGALDRRFQKVTVEPTTYDDTIEILNRIKDKYEEHHNVTYTNEAIEACVALTTRYITDRFLPDKAIDALDESGSRVHLNNIHVPQSIIDIEEKIEEVKVEKNKVVRSQKYEEAAKLRDTEKKLIEELEKEKAVWEAETKTTRYTVTEDNVAEVVSMMTGIPVQRVSQSDSQKLLNMGESMKGRIIGQDDAVQKLVKAIQRTRAGLKDPKKPIGSFIFLGPTGVGKTELAKELARFMFDSEDALIQIDMSEYMEKFAVSRLVGAPPGYVGYEEGGQLTEKVRRKPYAVVLLDEIEKAHPDVFNLLLQVLDEGQLTDSLGRKVDFRNTIIIMTSNIGARQLKEFGQGVGFNTAAKVDQADSHSRGVIETALKRAFAPEFLNRVDDVIVFNSLNKEHIFKIIDIELKSLFTRIEGLGHTISLSEKAKNYIAEKGYDANFGARPLKRAIQKYLEDPIAEEILKGELKTGEAILVDFDEEKSEITVSPASKNENDDSNLASDVKDNKKKD from the coding sequence ATGGAAGCAAAATTTTCACCCCGTGTAAAAGATGTCATTTCCTACAGTCGTGAGGAAGCGTTGCGCTTACGTCATGATTATATTGGGACGGAACACCTTTTACTCGGATTAATACGTGAGGGCGATGGGGTTGCGATCAAGATATTGAAGAATATCGGTATAGACATGGCGGCAGTTCGTCAGTCTGTGGAGGATGCTGTGAAGGGTTCTTCCGTTTCGCGTTCTCCAGTGAACAACAATATGCCCTTAACTAAGCAAGCCGAAAAGGTTTTAAAAATAACTTACTTAGAAGCTAAGATTTTCAAGAGTGATATCATCGGTACAGAGCATTTATTGCTTGCTATTTTACGCGATGAAGAGAATATTGCTTCACAAATCTTACAACAATATAAGGTTAGTTATAATACCTTCAAGTCTGAAGTTGAACAGAATGCTACAGGGATTACGGATGAGGCATCAAGCACTCCACCGAGTGGTGATGATGACTATGCAGATGAGGATTCTCAATTCTCATCGCCGAAAAAGGTTTCTGATATTAAGTCAAAAACCCCTGTTTTAGACAATTTTGGTCGCGATTTAACTAAAGCTGCGGAAGAAGGAAAACTAGACCCTATTGTTGGCCGTGAGAAAGAGATTGAGCGTGTATCACAAATTCTGTCGCGTAGAAAGAAAAACAACCCGATTCTAATTGGTGAACCCGGAGTTGGTAAGTCAGCGATTGCGGAAGGTTTAGCATTACGTATCATTCAACGTAAGGTTTCACGTGTATTGTTTAACAAGCGCGTTGTTACGTTAGATTTAGCATCTCTAGTTGCTGGCACTAAATACCGTGGTCAGTTTGAAGAGCGCATGAAGGCAGTAATGAACGAATTGGAGAAATCACCAGATGTTATTCTATTTATCGATGAGATTCATACGATTGTAGGTGCCGGTGGAGCTTCAGGTTCATTAGACGCATCTAATATGTTTAAACCAGCATTAGCTCGTGGAGAGATTCAGTGTATCGGTGCAACAACCTTAGATGAGTATCGTCAATATATTGAGAAAGATGGCGCCTTGGATCGTCGATTCCAAAAAGTAACGGTTGAACCTACAACATATGATGATACGATAGAAATCTTAAATCGTATCAAAGATAAGTATGAGGAACACCACAATGTTACTTATACTAATGAAGCTATCGAAGCCTGTGTAGCATTAACGACCCGTTATATTACAGATCGTTTTCTACCAGATAAAGCTATTGATGCGTTAGATGAGTCGGGATCTCGCGTTCACTTAAACAATATTCACGTTCCTCAAAGTATCATTGACATCGAGGAAAAGATTGAAGAGGTTAAGGTCGAGAAGAATAAAGTTGTTCGTAGTCAGAAATATGAAGAGGCTGCCAAACTTCGTGATACAGAGAAAAAACTGATTGAAGAGTTAGAGAAAGAAAAAGCGGTTTGGGAAGCGGAAACAAAAACTACACGCTATACGGTAACGGAAGATAACGTTGCAGAAGTGGTATCCATGATGACAGGTATCCCTGTTCAACGTGTTAGCCAATCTGACAGTCAAAAGCTATTGAATATGGGCGAATCCATGAAAGGCCGTATCATCGGTCAGGATGATGCCGTTCAAAAGCTCGTGAAAGCTATTCAACGTACACGTGCGGGATTAAAAGATCCTAAGAAACCGATTGGTTCTTTTATCTTCTTAGGTCCTACTGGTGTTGGTAAAACGGAACTAGCAAAAGAGCTTGCACGCTTTATGTTTGATTCCGAGGATGCATTGATTCAAATAGACATGAGCGAATACATGGAGAAATTCGCTGTATCTAGATTAGTCGGTGCGCCTCCAGGATATGTTGGATATGAAGAGGGTGGTCAATTAACTGAAAAAGTTCGCCGCAAACCATACGCTGTTGTATTATTGGATGAGATTGAAAAAGCTCACCCCGATGTATTCAACTTACTATTGCAAGTATTGGATGAAGGTCAACTGACAGACAGTCTTGGTCGCAAGGTTGACTTTAGAAATACAATTATTATCATGACTTCGAATATTGGCGCACGCCAGTTGAAAGAGTTTGGACAAGGGGTTGGATTTAATACAGCCGCAAAAGTAGATCAAGCTGATTCTCACTCTAGAGGAGTTATAGAAACTGCATTGAAACGTGCATTTGCTCCTGAGTTCTTAAACCGTGTTGATGATGTAATTGTCTTCAATTCATTAAACAAAGAGCACATCTTCAAGATTATTGACATTGAACTTAAATCATTGTTCACAAGAATTGAAGGTTTAGGACATACGATCTCACTTAGCGAAAAAGCGAAGAATTATATTGCTGAGAAAGGATATGATGCAAACTTTGGTGCTCGTCCATTAAAACGTGCTATTCAAAAGTATCTGGAAGACCCGATTGCTGAAGAGATTTTGAAAGGTGAGCTGAAGACAGGAGAAGCAATTCTCGTTGATTTTGATGAAGAAAAAAGTGAAATCACCGTTTCTCCAGCTAGCAAGAACGAGAACGATGATTCAAATTTAGCATCCGATGTTAAAGACAATAAAAAGAAAGATTAA
- the ettA gene encoding energy-dependent translational throttle protein EttA: MSDEKIIFSMAGVNKIHPPSKQVLKNIYLSFFYGAKIGVIGLNGSGKSSLLKIIAGIDKSYQGEVVFSPGYSVGYLAQEPELDASKTVKQVVEEGVAETTAILQEYEEINEKFGLPEVYENADEMDKLLARQGELQDIIDATNAWELDTKLERAMDALRCPEPDALIANLSGGEKRRVALCRLLLQEPDVLLLDEPTNHLDAESIDWLEQHLQQYKGTVIAVTHDRYFLDNVAGWILELDRGEGIPWKGNYSSWLDQKAKRLAQEEKQETKRQKTLERELEWVKMAPKARHAKSKARLHNYEKLASEETKEREEKLELFIPPGPRLGNVVIEADNVSKAYGDRILFENLSFSLPPAGIVGIIGPNGVGKTTLFRLITGQEQPDTGTFRVGETVVLGYVDQMHDDLDPNKTVWENVTGGNENILLGNKQVNSRAYVSKFNFNGGDQQKKIAVLSGGERNRVHLAITLKKGSNVLLLDEPTNDIDVNTLRALEEGLDNFGGCAVVISHDRWFLNRICTHILAFEGDSQVYFFEGNYTEYEENRKKRLGDIAPKRVKYKKLVK; encoded by the coding sequence ATGTCTGACGAAAAAATCATCTTTTCGATGGCAGGGGTCAATAAAATACACCCACCATCTAAACAAGTCTTAAAAAATATCTACTTATCCTTCTTCTATGGAGCGAAAATAGGAGTCATTGGTTTAAACGGCTCTGGTAAATCTTCCCTGCTGAAAATTATTGCTGGTATTGATAAATCCTATCAAGGTGAGGTCGTTTTCTCACCAGGATATTCTGTAGGATATCTTGCGCAAGAACCCGAATTAGACGCCTCAAAAACTGTAAAGCAGGTCGTTGAAGAAGGGGTCGCAGAAACAACCGCAATTCTTCAAGAATATGAAGAAATCAACGAAAAATTTGGTTTGCCTGAGGTTTACGAGAACGCCGATGAAATGGATAAGTTATTGGCTAGACAAGGTGAATTACAAGATATTATCGACGCTACAAATGCGTGGGAATTAGATACTAAATTGGAGCGTGCCATGGACGCATTGCGTTGTCCGGAACCGGATGCGCTTATTGCCAATTTGTCAGGTGGAGAGAAAAGAAGAGTGGCATTGTGTCGACTATTACTTCAAGAGCCGGATGTTTTATTATTGGATGAGCCGACTAACCACTTGGACGCCGAGTCCATTGATTGGTTAGAACAGCATTTGCAACAATATAAAGGAACCGTAATTGCAGTAACGCACGACCGTTATTTCTTAGATAATGTTGCTGGATGGATTCTTGAGCTTGATCGAGGCGAAGGTATTCCTTGGAAAGGCAACTATTCTTCTTGGTTAGATCAAAAAGCTAAACGTTTAGCACAAGAAGAGAAACAAGAAACAAAACGTCAAAAGACTTTAGAACGAGAATTAGAATGGGTGAAAATGGCTCCCAAAGCCCGTCATGCCAAATCGAAAGCTCGTTTACATAACTATGAGAAACTAGCGTCTGAAGAAACGAAAGAACGAGAAGAAAAGTTAGAGCTCTTTATCCCTCCGGGACCAAGGTTAGGTAATGTCGTAATCGAAGCAGATAATGTTTCTAAAGCCTATGGTGACCGTATTTTATTTGAAAACTTAAGTTTCTCTTTACCTCCAGCAGGTATCGTAGGGATTATCGGTCCCAATGGTGTCGGTAAAACAACTTTATTTCGTTTAATTACGGGACAAGAACAACCTGATACGGGAACATTCCGAGTTGGTGAAACAGTCGTTTTGGGCTATGTAGATCAAATGCACGACGACCTAGATCCAAATAAAACGGTATGGGAAAATGTAACTGGTGGAAATGAGAACATCTTGTTAGGAAATAAGCAAGTCAATTCTAGAGCTTATGTCTCGAAGTTTAACTTTAATGGAGGGGATCAGCAAAAGAAAATTGCTGTACTTTCTGGAGGAGAAAGAAATCGAGTGCACTTGGCAATTACATTGAAAAAAGGTTCCAACGTTCTATTGCTCGATGAGCCAACCAATGATATTGACGTAAATACATTGAGAGCGTTAGAAGAAGGTCTAGATAATTTCGGAGGATGTGCTGTTGTAATCTCCCACGATCGCTGGTTTTTAAACAGAATATGTACGCATATTCTTGCTTTCGAAGGCGATTCGCAAGTATACTTCTTTGAAGGGAATTATACCGAATACGAAGAGAATCGTAAAAAACGATTAGGAGATATTGCTCCAAAACGTGTGAAATATAAGAAATTAGTAAAATAG
- a CDS encoding PAS domain-containing sensor histidine kinase, with translation MDSSRLLEAIIENAIDGIITIDPHGIVESINPAALVLFGYTAEEVIGNNISMLMPEPDRSSHDRYIETYEQTGHKKIIGIGREVRGLKKDGSTFPFRLSVSEVFYKNGKIFTGVVHDLTKEKQAEDELKRHALELEIKVRERTKDLIKLVSELERAKADVSVSLEKEKELNQLKSRFVSMASHEFRTPLSSVQLSASLIDRYVEKSEYAPIEKHTARIKGSVQLLNTILNDFLSLEKLEAGVVVVNKTEANIVQLGEEIAEEMQLICKKNQHIVYQHTGESSNFYVDPNLLKNSIINLVSNAIKYSGEDTFIEFSTEIDDDNLIVTVKDNGIGIPAEEQVNLFEPFFRANNTGNIPGTGLGLNIVKRYVGLMGGEMEYWSEVNQGAIFKMSFTQL, from the coding sequence TTGGACTCATCAAGATTACTCGAAGCGATTATTGAAAATGCTATTGATGGCATTATAACCATCGACCCACATGGTATTGTCGAGAGTATAAATCCGGCTGCCTTAGTGTTATTTGGATATACTGCCGAGGAAGTTATTGGGAATAATATTTCGATGCTCATGCCAGAGCCTGATCGCTCCAGTCATGATCGCTATATAGAAACCTACGAACAGACAGGACATAAGAAGATTATCGGAATTGGGCGCGAAGTACGTGGCTTGAAAAAAGATGGATCAACATTTCCTTTCCGACTATCTGTAAGTGAGGTCTTTTATAAAAATGGTAAGATTTTTACTGGAGTTGTACATGATTTAACAAAGGAAAAGCAGGCTGAAGATGAGCTCAAAAGACATGCTTTGGAGTTAGAAATTAAAGTTCGCGAAAGAACAAAAGATCTGATTAAACTCGTTTCGGAATTGGAACGCGCTAAGGCAGACGTAAGCGTTTCTTTGGAAAAAGAAAAGGAACTCAATCAATTGAAGTCGCGTTTTGTTTCGATGGCTTCTCATGAATTTAGAACACCGTTAAGTTCCGTGCAATTATCAGCTTCGCTTATCGATCGATATGTTGAAAAATCAGAATATGCGCCAATTGAAAAACACACTGCCCGAATCAAAGGCTCTGTTCAGCTTCTCAATACGATTCTAAATGATTTTCTATCGTTAGAAAAATTAGAAGCTGGAGTTGTTGTGGTCAATAAAACTGAGGCTAACATTGTTCAATTAGGCGAGGAGATTGCAGAAGAGATGCAGTTGATTTGTAAGAAAAATCAACATATTGTTTATCAACATACTGGCGAATCGTCCAATTTTTATGTGGATCCCAATCTCTTAAAGAATAGTATAATCAATCTTGTTTCCAATGCCATTAAGTATTCTGGAGAGGATACATTTATAGAATTCAGTACCGAAATTGATGATGATAATTTAATTGTCACCGTCAAAGATAATGGTATAGGTATTCCGGCGGAAGAGCAAGTGAATTTATTTGAACCATTCTTTAGAGCTAATAATACGGGGAATATTCCTGGTACTGGTTTAGGACTTAATATTGTCAAGCGATACGTAGGCTTAATGGGAGGAGAAATGGAATATTGGTCGGAAGTTAACCAAGGTGCTATTTTTAAAATGAGTTTTACCCAACTATAA